From the genome of Phlebotomus papatasi isolate M1 chromosome 2, Ppap_2.1, whole genome shotgun sequence:
ccggaagggcaaggaaaaatattatttagtgTGACCGAAATATTAAAGGTGATACAGgaagttccggcttaagtgaaaacggattgaaaaaatttgatataatttgcTTATTATTTGGAgttcatttatataaaataatttttcacattcCCCTAAAtgcatgtaaatttttttatgttgtaaatttgaaatacatttcgtCGGGTGTATCAGCAACAAATGCAATTATTCATTGTGAAGCTTATGaaacgttaaaaaaataaacatttttaatttttcaaaataatattaaacccgaaaataaattctgaaatataTCCTGGAATTAATCCAGTCGAACAATGTGCtttcaaatataaattaatattttgaaattagtcCCTTTCGAActtattcctaatttttttttagaaaaggaaaaattttatttttaagaggGCGCGAGGAGACACTATCAAACATGTGTTAATCCGTCAGGGGATCTGGATGAGTGCCTTGGCTGCCACAGGTTTCTCCAGAACCCTTagcgttcctcctaacgatctatTCCTTATGACAACAATTCAACATTAACTATAACTCACAATGCTAATCCTCTCTACGATATCCCTCCCGAAGGGGTAACTCACAGCTAACACTATAGGAACGCTCTTCACTTAGGAGAAATTGGCGCCGCTCCGAGAGACATCTTCGATGTCAATTCAAATACCAATGAGGAGTTTAATCGTTGGGAAGAAGCTAGTGCTGCTAACACTTGCATCTTAACTctcgctgaatttaaattattcacaTTAAATCTTTACAATCTCCATTTACTTATATAGTGTAACTATCTAATGAAAGCATTTGCCACCTAGAATCCAAATCGGAAAAcggaatgaaagaaaatattatcaaaagcGAGACAATGTTAAACTTTCCGTGCGTTATTTTGAgctaaaattttgcatgacacattgaaatgaattaataaaaatcttctAGTTTTTTTGTAATGTAATATGCGATAGATAAGAAAGGATAACCCTTTCTTATCTAACCCCCCTTAAGGGGGGATAACCCCCTTTGGACGAGAGGATAAAAAATGgaagtcagaattttttttcacttattcAAAAGTTATTTAACTTCAAAGCTATACCTTATTCCAAAAATAGCTTGCAATAGAGCAAAAAGCGCAAAATCGTCAAAGTGAAACAATTAACAGTTGAAGATTATACACATTACACAGCAATATGATCATCAATTTGATCATGTTTGTGCTTTCTAGATCATTTCGCTTAATAGTGCTTGTCTTCTTTCCGCCCAATGACTTCCCAGCGAGAGTTTAGTATGCACTCACGCAATCTGATCTTTTTGCTGGAAAACAGCAAGTATTTCCAGGGTGGACAGTTTCGCAAAGATGACATCCTCATGGAGAACAAAGTGGTTGTTATTACGGGTGCAAATACGGGAATTGGCAAGGAGACAGCATTGGATTTGGCTAAACGTGGTGCAAAAATTTACATGGCTTGCAGAGATAAGAATCGCGGTGAAGAAGCTCGAATGGAAGTGATTGAGAAATCAGGAAATCCTCATATCTACTTCCGACAATTGGATTTAGCATCCCTGACGTCAGTTAGATCCTTCGCTCAGGCCTTTAAGAACGAAGAATCTCGATTGGATGTCCTGCTCAATAATGCAGGTGTCATGATGATCCCAAAGTGTCACACAGAAGATGGTTTTGAGATGCAAATTGGGGTCAATCACATGGGACATTTTCTTTTGACAAATCTTCTGCTCGATCTCTTGAAAAAGTCTGCTCCTAGTCGTATTATTAATGTGTCTAGTCTGGCTCATATCAATGGACAGATCAACAAGGAAGATCTCAACAGTGAAAAGTCCTACAACAGAATTACTGCCTATTCTCAATCAAAACTTGCCAATATTCTCTTCACTCGAGAACTGGCCAAGAGACTCGAAGGAACAAGGGTCACAGTCAATGCTCTGCATCCAGGAGCTGTAAATACAGAGCTGCTGCGCCATATTCCTAAGTTCCTCACCTTCATTGGGCGTCCCTTCTTGAAGCTCTTCTTCAAGACGCCACGAAGTGGAGCTCAGACACAGATTCGTCTAGCAGTTGACCCTGTCCTGGAGGATGTTACCGGAAAGTATTTCAGGTAAGGAATTTGATCTTTCAGCAAGAAAATGAGAACTATTTTGGAATCTCGAATGATTTTCCTCGCCTccaatttttttagttttattagTCTCAATGGCAATTACTTCGGTTCTAATaatcagaattttaaaattgagaGTGCAAATGAAAGGTCTCGTGAATTGCTACAACTTTTCAGAACATCTCATAACTTCATATGATTAGTTCAAGTAGTGCTGCAagagagatttttttctcaaaatttaaaattttgtatttcggAAGCAGTATTTCTCTCGTTCAgcaataaccttcccgatttgagagctctctccggttgaggtttttcctttaccgatccGAAGGTATATCATAGAGAACATACtgaaaaacccgttggaagttcgaacgtttaaaccgacgggTTACGCACAAAAGtgaaaaagttcatgaaaaggacatcatcatcatcattttcaaccgcttatccctattggggtcgcaggcccatgacatccaatttagcagcccacgcttgtcgatcctccgccactttaggaagatgttcaggttcgatcccaaggcgttcgaaggcaagattctaaatttgattcatccaccttgtcctaggtctgcctcgaggttgacaccttctcacaatggcttgcatagcttttcttggTAATCTTTTTCTACccatgcgctgaacatgtccataccatcgaagttgtgatctctcaacccgaagaagcagttcctcgactcttagttcctcacgaacggctacattcctcactcgatctcgacgagtgatttcCTTAACCGCCCGGAGATACCTCATCTCGgtagcttgtactcgcgatcttatactttcggtcattacccaaatctcatgaccatatgtgagaataggaataaacacagctttgaaaaccgataacttAGCCGAATAGctaagctcggccttcctcaccacgcttccgccaagctccctcattactgcagaagcttgatcgattcgcgacgagagttcggTGTGAAACCTACCAttactcgtgaataacaccccgagatacttgaatcattaccattacctccgacttacCCACGTTCACGTTCACGTTCACCTTtctacctgtttcggcacaaacatttacaaaacgGTCAAGTTTGTGCTGAAGCTCTTCtttggaagatccaaaaagaactaAATCATCTGCaaagaggagatggctcaccctgaaatccccaatatgAATCGCATTCCGCTACggactgcgttccataatcttgtccattaTGAACAATTATGCGATAGGACACACCCCTTACGTAGTCCAATACCCTTCTGAAAACCTTCCGACTTGaatccgtttacacgaacaaagctactacagtctctgtacaatgactaGATGGCTCCCGTCAAATCCTCATCCGGTCCGTACTCGTGCAACAAAGAAGTTGTTCTCTCAGTACTCGGTcatatgttttttttccaagtctatgaaacaagcatagagcggaattgcatactcccaagtCTTTTCGAGAATCATCTtcagggtaaaaagctgatccgtggtgcttctaccaggCCTGAAACTgcattgttcctcacccagtctggATTCGACAATTTCTCGGCATCTTCTCGCATGGACTTTGGCATACATTTTGCCAAGCaaactcagaagggaaattcccaagggggagatattagtaGAAAAATAGTGTAtaccacttccagcacttcctaaaTTTGTATGGACAACTTCAAATATTTCCACACTTACGGAAGTGTCATAggtgatttccagcacttcGAAGCATTTCCGGCGATTGAATTTAAACGAAACGACTAAAATCCGCatagattagattacagtgggggcggttcctTGCGAAACCGCTACACCCGGGCCTCCTTTTGGGCCTATTATGCATCCCCgattaaattaatccctgttaagggcaagatggttcaagccagcccgtttttcggataaactccattaaacagGGCGGCTTTAATCTTGATAGGTCTTCATCAGACAGTACCGCTTTACCTAGTACCACTTGTCTGATGTTACATGCTGGAGCAGTCACACACATAGTGGGTGACCGTCTCCTCGATTTGACTTCATCCTCTGCACATTttgttatacagtagactccctCTCAAAtaggcatttggggcgaaatgtcatccggtttatcgatagatttgggcgtcaaagcctttgtaaattccacaaaaagcgctcaattataaagaatcacgataaaataggaagaactgcagcgaatttgagcaaattaactttataattaaacatgagaattgccaacaaaattttacgcccgattgaaaaagagccgattgagcgagagtctactgtattcagaAGTCTATTTAGACAGTGACCGGTTAGAACATTAGCAATCTGCCGGGCTCTCCAGCGACAGCCTCCAACCAGGTACACTGTCCTTTTCTTATTCAGTTTGATGATGTTTTAATAAATCCTCCTGTATAGTAGATTTCCTCATTTGCAAGGAAAACCTTACAGCAGGTTCAGGACCAATGAAGACGATCCTTGCCCCCGCTTACCGCACTACACTATACACTTCCTGCATTTCTAAACACTTCGAAACGACTAAAATCTTCATAAAAATCGTTTCATTTTTGAGACTTCCACTTCCGAAGTACTTCCATCTCAGTGCACACCACTTCCGAGCtgatatctcccccttggaaaTTCCCCTAATTGGAGCAATCTTTCCTTTTTCCTCTCTTGAATATAGGTACAATACCCCAACTTACCAGTCCTTTCGTGCTCTCCCACTTTGCAAAGCCACTTTAATGACACGCGTGAGCCAACTGACCCCCGCTATACCCGAGTTTCAGCATTTCGggacgtatttcgtcaattcctgCAGCTTTCCATCCTTCAAATTACTTATCGCATACAGAACTTCACTCTCTGAAGGACTACTTTCTTCCCTGCATTTACTCACGGGGTACGTTACCATCAGTGCTTTATTGAGGattgaaaaggacatttattttaattaaattgcaagtcaaacgttctgccattctgaaattccacaaaactatacaaaaattcacttttttcagcaaacgtttgcacactgttgacATTGTTCACGATtaaaagtgtcaagaataccgaaattcgaaatgggcagaacaatcagcgctaaagcggcgagtacgtaaACTTGTACTTTtgggcttccggtagattttcgaataggtttggcttggcttggctttgtcgcttcaaaaggttattactgaacgaagcCAGTAACATTAGGTTTTATTAGCAAGGATATGACCTTTTTAGAACAAATAGAACCAGAACCAATCAGACCAAAGAACAGATATTAATCCTTGAGTTATATTTGGTTAGAGTTATCAAACTTCAAAACGCCATTAATTTCTAAAGAACGTCTGCGTGGATGTCAAGGGACCTCCCAGTATCTGGGCTTATTACtggtttttaaaagtttttcgttctaaattttgtattttacttCATTTACAATTAAACTTAAAGTGTATTTAGTAGCGTGTCCGCCGCCGACTTACCCATTACCACTCTCAATGAGGAACATGGAAAAAGACTCGAATTATAAAGCGTATTTCATTTGGcttgaattttaaaacttttgctCCCGTTCTAGATCTTAGTCTAAAAATCAGGACTAATGTattataaattacttttttgtaTCCTCTTTAGTGACTGTAAGGAGTTGAAGCCTCGTCCCCAGGCACGAAATGACGAGACAGCAGCCTGGCTGTGGGCAGAAAGTGTGAAGTGGACCAAACTGTCTCCAGAAGAGATTAATTAAAAACTATTTGAGATCTAATGTAGAGTGGTTTTTATTGATTTGACTGTTTTGAAACTATTGTGAGCTGGGTAAAAAGGTTTGGACCGTTGGGCAGAATCTGGCCTTACAGGTAGAGGCCGTTGTAGTAGCGGCCGAAGCCCAGGGCGCTACGGTAGTAGGTTCCGGGGTAGGCATAGCGTCCGTAGTAGCGAGCTCCGGTCCAGTAAGCGGGGTAGGAACGGTAGTAACCGAAGGCGTGAGACTCGGATTCAGTCAGATCCTTCTCAGCATCCTCAACGGCGAAGACGGCCACGAAGGCGACGAGGGCAAGCAAGAAGAAGAGCTACAAGAAAATCCAACTTTACTTTCTGGAACTCACTTTACACTTCCAACCTTTTCAACACTCCAAAAGGAGGCACAAACCTTGAACATTTTGATGTTTGGTTTTCGGGGTTGTTTGGTTTTCTCAAGAGACACTCAAAGGCAAACTGATGCTCTCTGGATGGGCTGCCAGGGCTTTTATAGGGGGCCAGAAATCTAGAGACCCTGAGGGAATGATGCATTTGGGTTTTGGAAAGGTAAACTTGCTCAGCAACTtgcgtcaaaaaaaaaatctggaagtCGTTGTTTTGTGAGTTCCATGGGGGCACATATCAGTGAAGCAGGATAGTCGTCTACTTTGACCACTGATGAACTTGTCTTTTAGTCACACCTTCGACAGGTGATTGCGCATTGTCTTCTATTTGCAGAAAATACCTCAGTGAGGAATTTCCAGTCAAACCACGACGAGTGTTCAAAGTTCAATTGATTTATTGATTGGCCTGAATTATAACAAAATATTCTTCCTGAATAATTAATCAGACATACGACACATCTTTATTAAGCGATTAAAAAAGTTGAAAAGAGGCGATAAATAGTAAGGCATTTTATGCTTTATATGCGCTAAAATGAATGAAACCCATTAAATTGGTCTTTTGTATTCTCAACGTCTAGCAAATTCAAGTTGTTAAGTGGATTTTTTACTATCCAGACAATGCGTGTAGTTGATGCACAGAAAAAATTACTCATCACCTATTGCTAGGGAATTCACCAAAAAAATTAACGTTTCCCGGATTCAGGAACAAAAACAATGCAATTTCAAATCATTGctgcatttttggaaaatttttagcaATGTTATGGATGTGCTTTCATGTAAATTAGGCATTAGCCTCTATTTGGTTTGGACCGTATCCGTCTTTCATAAATTCTGGCTGTGGCAAttccatatgacaaattgggatCGAAtcagctttttcgaaaatgcgattctgtagccgtgagaTTGCCATTTCAGTTCACGTGGCATTgttagaagtcacatatttgagatttctggcaattcaaatgacaataaattttgttaaacaaatcaaccaagacgtactgtattttcataaaatcattaagtaaagggatttcaataaaaattcaatcaattgcattttcgaactcatatgatatgacaaaaaaagctcgaatggcattgtcaggtttcgaactcacgcgtgccaatgccacgaaaattacagaattcccctacaggagggcaattctgtaacgctctggcaatgccatatgacaaattgggtttgaatctcaggagagctttttcggaaATGCGATTCTATAGCCGTGACAtttccatttcagctcacgtgacattgtcagaagtcacgtatttgagatttctggctattaaaatgacaatgaatgttgttaacacttcgtagaaccctaactaaaagtgtcacggaaggaccaagtggcagccgctgccacttatcggattttacataatattttgataattttaattatattttaacattcggagctttagccagtccttttctggtgtctgaatcagaaatttcatctccttgggtactgtatctaaagatttttaaccattcgatgttttcatctttatcagaatcatggcgtcagggaaagtggtgCGCCTTtggatgcggcagcctttgaatgtttcaatttttctcttatttttcaaagcaaaaattctactttatgaacaatagttaatactattaactattttctattaacttcgcttaacaaaatggatttttagctttgggaagtaagagaaaaattgaataattcccaaaattattcatatttcatacatatttcccaattcaatatttcccataattcttctcaataattagcaaaaacactttcaaactgttcttttagggcttttaaacattaataatcaagaaaataacatgtgcagaacgtcaaaccctcatataaaatgcatatggcagcaactgccacttggtccttccgagtgcagttttttgtttttgcaatatatttacattaatatttaattttttttaaaaattttataacgaaaaaatagccagataaattctgcacgcattcaatcaggcctccaggcgaaatgatatattcttgactataaaaaattaaattgaaaactaaattggcagcggctgccactagggtccttccaagtgttaaacaaatcaaccaagacagactgtatttgcataatattactaTAAAgtcatttcattaaaatatcagtgaaatgcattttcgaactcaatgacaaaaaaagctcgattgccATTGTCAGGTTgtgaactcacgcgtgacaataccacgaaaattacagaattcccctacaggttgtataaatgcttggagaaacaaaggagcatcatcttcACGAACTAGATGTTGtgataaaagccttaaaaggctcccggaaaggccggGGAATGAGGGAATCCTCGCGTACTtgaagtaccgaagtcaactcactttaatgaatgatatggaaagtttccggacaTCTTGTgaacggttcccttacatgaacaggaagaggacttggtaagattggttcgtGAAATGGAAAACAATGGCGGATTAGCTGTTCAATTTAAATATACAGCCA
Proteins encoded in this window:
- the LOC129800404 gene encoding retinol dehydrogenase 12-like codes for the protein MQFGGRIRWRGSNQCAPVSSVSFWSVNSEEELSVFCVKSEENFSEMESTTWIWIWGSVGVVLVLVLILYLLHKYFQGGQFRKDDILMENKVVVITGANTGIGKETALDLAKRGAKIYMACRDKNRGEEARMEVIEKSGNPHIYFRQLDLASLTSVRSFAQAFKNEESRLDVLLNNAGVMMIPKCHTEDGFEMQIGVNHMGHFLLTNLLLDLLKKSAPSRIINVSSLAHINGQINKEDLNSEKSYNRITAYSQSKLANILFTRELAKRLEGTRVTVNALHPGAVNTELLRHIPKFLTFIGRPFLKLFFKTPRSGAQTQIRLAVDPVLEDVTGKYFSDCKELKPRPQARNDETAAWLWAESVKWTKLSPEEIN